A region from the Haliaeetus albicilla chromosome 16, bHalAlb1.1, whole genome shotgun sequence genome encodes:
- the AHDC1 gene encoding transcription factor Gibbin isoform X2 encodes MLAVPLTAERSEAAVPAEPRGEERGAGRASPPAPLPPFFFLSQPPQSRERQKARAREEEEVASGAEGSGTPAAGQEAAPPDGRSLPKRAGSEGLGAQQPVDGSSVACQPVALENGASPPAEWFPRTQGSGPRQPGSDGDGRSFKVNLHCKHPRPRELKCNSRSSSKAEGPGLTFPDPHVSNCSAKRHAGEEEVRMRVKPPGPVVTTSVVRGSPDYVREPKFYPPGHPAQRPPACPAEKALSCSVLSFPEGSCPALGREHQAGSLLHGDPADRCQSVHGGTKAAEDLLGCAGEPRILGGSAEEAAARDRAPKTFPNATLASGRCNVDSILALLRSKCGNGHINLHPVVQLIDIMKDLNRLSEDLKSSGVHLDCGSLRGGGGGGHEDSRLLPADRDLQYSFFSSPSLANSIRSPEERGVLCKTEPPRHPRPPARDGEADGGGGSAPQPPGHSGGMGGASKAPAEEAGCSQPDAGDYSDLAEADILNELASLACPGTQLLESQAMEPQPQLLPAQELDSQSRLLDSQSLESQPQLLDSQSLEPLPESLELQNLEPLGLQSLEPLSESLELQSLEPLSESLELQSLEPLAEPLGLQTLEPLPGALEPPLLDARAPLLPAEPSLLEAQPLGPVSELLEAQPGAGDPLRPHGLQPRLGGCPLGGVVKRGPCGGRGAGRCGEDHRKYALRRTDKPKMLCRRRRAGRGRRADIAPESRVLSPLALPAEVPPGPEEPGAPLLAPPPPAPATLDPDEVPKAPATGKKSKCRGVRKMVVKMAKIPVSLGRRNKTTYKVSSLSSNLNLEGKELAASSSMEPTPLLKMKNNGRNVVVVFPPGEMPIILKRKRGRPPKNLLLGQAKPKEPAPEVKKRRRRKQKLASPQPSYIADTNDSKADYSDVLAKLAFLNRQSQCSGRCSPPRCWTPSEPESIHQAPDTQSISHFLHRVQGFRRRGGKAGGFGGRGGGHAARAARCSFSDFFEGIGKKKKAPAALHADPVHPRKRGRPEPDPVGKPKRKRRARKNGALFPEPNPGQSFGDGPVEWAGGEKGSPWAPHHGHPGGQAGRNGGYQGAEARPFHAAGLESGSSGRAGFYAGSAPSSQTEAGPERHSLFTGYFRSLLDSDDSSDLLDFALSASRSESRKSAAAYTAPPAALPGQRGLAAYPARGGKVAAATPGTEAAFHAAMQGRPAFPPGRAAAAAAAAAGYGVAQGSSECRGAEAFPKLAPPSAVSRSPTAHPAASGTPGYSPYGSYGAGQSVAPASVFPPGKQYPSAQDCPNSKDCSFAYGSGSSLPSSPSSAHSAGYAPQTAGPSLPLGKAAFFNSAEQGGQFSSAAHTPLRCDSRASTVSPGGYMVPKGSASFQPSPENCRQFPSAAPWAFRQGYGGLDWSSEAFSQLYNPGFECHLNEPNVILDISNYTPQKAKQQTVSETFSESSSDSTQFNQPAGYRRANSEASSSEGQSSLSSLEKLMMDWNEASSAPGYNWNQSVLFQSNSKPGRGRRKKVDMFDTSHLNFSSSSSSSSVYPSKRSTGPRQPRGSRGACASKKERGTGKAKFPTKSQAVNPLFQESTDLGLDYYSGDSSMSPLPSQSRGFGVGERDPCDYAGPYSMNPSTPSDGTFVQGFQSDSPGLGQPDLESKHFPALPHQLAAPSQQTVFEAGLQKAFSPNCSPTLAFKEDLRAGDIRKLPACDSLKHSMQGGALPHAPHLACRDLPMPQPHYDSPSCKNPPYWYSPNASTRSPSYDGKAGAGMLVDFMGRTDPPCLNPHLSSPSGTHPSKGEKEPLEMSRAHHRGPYACPLINDLNISPVPRDSMLQLQDNYRYPSFAPQGHPVMAPTQKSGFLGPMVEQQHPEDTFTVTSL; translated from the coding sequence GTCCCGGTCTCACATTCCCCGACCCCCATGTCAGCAACTGCTCGGCCAAGCGGCAcgcgggggaggaggaggtcaGGATGCGCGTGAAGCCCCCGGGCCCAGTGGTAACGACCAGCGTTGTGCGTGGCTCGCCCGACTACGTCCGAGAGCCCAAGTTCTACCCGCCGGGGCACCCGGCGCAGCGGCCCCCAGCCTGCCCGGCGGAAAAGGCCTTATCCTGCAGCGTGCTGAGCTTCCCTGAGGGCTCGTGCCCCGCGCTCGGCCGGGAGCACCAGGCAGGCTCGCTGCTGCACGGCGACCCGGCCGACCGGTGCCAGAGCGTGCACGGGGGCACCAAGGCGGCGGAGGACTTGCTGGGCTGTGCCGGTGAGCCCCGGATCCTGGGGGGCAGCGCGGAGGAGGCAGCCGCCCGCGATCGGGCGCCTAAAACCTTCCCCAACGCGACGCTGGCCTCGGGCCGCTGCAACGTCGACAGCATCCTCGCCTTGCTCCGGAGCAAGTGCGGCAACGGGCACATCAACCTCCACCCCGTGGTGCAGCTTATCGACATCATGAAGGACCTCAACCGCCTCTCCGAGGACCTCAAGAGCAGTGGGGTGCACCTGGACTGCGGCAGCCTccgcggcggtggcggcggtggCCACGAGGACAGCCGCCTCCTGCCCGCCGACCGCGACCTCCAGTACAGCTTCTTCTCCTCGCCCTCCCTGGCCAACAGCATCCGCAGCCCCGAGGAGCGGGGGGTGCTCTGCAAAACCGAGCCGCCGCGGCAtccccggcccccggcccgcgATGGAGAGGCCgacggcggcggggggagcgccccgcagccccccggccACAGcgggggcatggggggggccTCCAAAGCACCGGCGGAGGAAGCCGGTTGCTCCCAGCCCGACGCCGGCGATTACTCGGACCTGGCCGAGGCGGACATCCTGAACGAACTGGCCTCCCTGGCGTGCCCGGGGACGCAGCTGCTGGAGTCGCAGGCGATGGAGCCGCAGCCCCAGTTGCTGCCAGCCCAAGAGCTGGACTCCCAGTCCCGGCTGCTGGATTCCCAGTCCCTCGAGTCACAGCCCCAGCTGCTCGATTCGCAAAGCCTGGAGCCGCTGCCGGAGTCTCTGGAGCTGCAAAACCTGGAGCCGTTGGGGTTGCAGTCGCTGGAGCCGCTCTCCGAGTCGCTGGAGCTGCAGTCGCTGGAGCCCTTGTCCGAGTCGCTGGAGCTGCAGTCGCTGGAGCCGCTGGCGGAGCCGCTGGGGCTGCAGACGCTGGAGCCGCTGCCCGGGGCCCTGGAGCCGCCGCTGCTGGACGCGCGGGCCCCGCTGCTGCCCGCCGAGCCCTCGCTGCTGGAGGCGCAGCCGCTGGGGCCTGTGTCGGAGCTGCTGGAGGCGCAGCCGGGTGCCGGGGACCCGCTGCGGCCCCACGGGCTGCAGCCCCGGCTGGGGGGTTGTCCCCTGGGCGGCGTGGTGAAGCGGGGACCctgcgggggccggggggccgggcGGTGTGGCGAGGACCACCGCAAGTACGCCCTGCGCCGGACAGACAAGCCAAAGATGCTGTGCCGCcggaggagggcagggcgagggcGCCGGGCGGACATCGCCCCCGAGAGCCGCGTCTTGTCCCCCCTCGCCCTGCCCGCCGAGGTGCCCCCCGGGCCCGAGGAGCCCGGCGCCCCGCTGCTGGCCCCCCCGCCACCAGCCCCCGCCACCCTGGACCCTGACGAGGTGCCCAAGGCCCCCGCGACGGGGAAGAAGAGCAAGTGCCGGGGGGTGAGGAAGATGGTGGTGAAGATGGCCAAGATCCCCGTGTCCCTGGGGAGGAGGAACAAGACCACCTACAAGGTGTCGTCGCTCAGCAGCAACCTGAACCTGGAGGGCAAGGAGCTGGCGGCCAGCAGCTCCATGGAGCCCACGCCGCTGCTCAAGATGAAGAACAACGGGCGCAACGTGGTGGTGGTCTTCCCCCCCGGCGAGATGCCCATCATCTTGAAGCGCAAGCGGGGCAGGCCCCCCAAGAACCTGCTGCTGGGCCAAGCCAAGCCCAAGGAGCCCGCCCCAGAggtgaagaagaggaggaggaggaagcagaagctGGCCTCGCCCCAGCCTTCCTACATTGCCGACACCAACGACAGCAAGGCCGACTACTCGGATGTGCTGGCCAAGCTGGCCTTCCTCAACCGGCAGAGCCAGTGCTCGGGGCGCTGCTCGCCGCCCCGCTGTTGGACCCCCAGCGAGCCCGAGTCCATCCACCAAGCCCCCGACACCCAGAGCATCTCCCACTTCTTGCACCGCGTCCAGGGCTTCCGCCGGCGCGGTGGCAAGGCAGGGGGGTTCGGCGGGCGTGGGGGCGGCCACGCCGCCCGTGCTGCCCGTTGCTCCTTCAGCGATTTCTTCGAGGGCATcgggaagaagaagaaagcccCCGCCGCCCTCCACGCCGACCCCGTGCATCCGCGCAAGCGGGGCCGACCGGAGCCCGACCCCGTGGGCAAACCCAAGCGGAAGCGACGGGCCCGCAAGAATGGGGCGCTCTTCCCCGAGCCCAACCCCGGGCAGAGCTTTGGCGACGGCCCCGTCGAGTGGGCCGGGGGGGAAAAGGGCAGCCCCTGGGCCCCCCACCACGGCCACCCCGGCGGCCAGGCCGGCCGCAATGGCGGCTACCAAGGGGCCGAGGCGAGACCCTTCCATGCCGCCGGGCTGGAGTCGGGCTCCTCCGGCCGGGCAGGCTTCTACGCCGGGAGCGCGCCGTCCTCGCAGACGGAGGCCGGCCCGGAGAGGCACAGCCTCTTCACCGGCTACTTCCGCTCCTTGCTGGATTCGGACGACTCCTCCGACCTGCTGGACTTCGCCCTCTCGGCCTCCCGCTCCGAGTCCCGCAAGTCGGCGGCCGCCTACACGGCCCCACCGGCCGCCCTGCCGGGCCAGCGGGGCCTGGCCGCCTACCCGGCCCGGGGCGGCAAGGTGGCGGCGGCAACTCCCGGCACCGAGGCCGCCTTCCACGCGGCGATGCAGGGCCGGCCGGCCTTCCCGCCCGGCCGTgccgccgcagccgccgccgccgccgccggctaCGGGGTGGCCCAAGGGTCGTCCGAATGCCGGGGGGCCGAGGCCTTCCCCAAGCTGGCGCCGCCCTCAGCTGTCTCCCGGTCGCCCACGGCTCACCCGGCGGCCAGCGGCACCCCCGGCTACTCCCCGTACGGCAGCTACGGCGCCGGGCAGAGCGTGGCACCGGCCAGCGTCTTCCCGCCGGGGAAGCAGTACCCGTCGGCCCAGGACTGCCCCAACAGCAAGGACTGCAGCTTCGCCTacggcagcggcagcagcctCCCGTCCTCCCCCAGCAGCGCCCACAGCGCCGGTTACGCGCCGCAGACGGCCGGTCCCAGCCTGCCGCTGGGCAAAGCCGCGTTCTTCAACAGCGCCGAGCAAGGGGGACAGTTCTCCAGCGCGGCGCACACCCCGTTGCGCTGCGATAGCCGGGCCAGCACCGTCTCGCCCGGCGGCTACATGGTGCCCAAGGGTTCGGCCTCCTTTCAGCCCTCGCCCGAAAATTGCCGGCAGTTCCCTAGCGCCGCGCCGTGGGCTTTCCGGCAAGGCTACGGCGGGCTGGACTGGAGCTCAGAGGCCTTCAGCCAGCTCTACAACCCGGGTTTCGAGTGCCACCTCAATGAGCCCAACGTCATCCTGGACATCTCCAACTACACCCCGCAGAAAGCCAAGCAGCAAACCGTCTCGGAGACCTTCTCCGAATCCTCCTCCGACAGCACCCAGTTCAACCAGCCGGCCGGCTACCGGCGTGCCAACAGCGAGGCCTCCTCCAGCGAGGGCCAGTCCAGCCtctccagcctggagaagctgATGATGGACTGGAACGAGGCGTCCTCCGCCCCGGGCTACAACTGGAACCAGAGCGTCCTCTTCCAGAGCAACTCCAAGCCCGGTCGGGGCCGACGGAAGAAGGTGGACATGTTCGACACCTCCCACCTGaacttctcctcctcctcctcctcctcctctgtgtACCCCTCCAAGAGGAGCACGGGaccccggcagccccgggggtcccggggggcTTGTGCCTCCAAGAAGGAGAGGGGGACGGGCAAGGCCAAGTTCCCCACCAAGTCGCAGGCGGTCAACCCCCTCTTCCAGGAGAGCACGGACCTGGGCTTGGACTACTACAGCGGGGACAGCAGCAtgtcccccctgccctcccagtCCCGGGGCTTTGGGGTGGGCGAGCGGGACCCCTGTGACTACGCCGGCCCCTACTCCATGAACCCCTCCACCCCCTCGGACGGGACTTTCGTCCAGGGTTTTCAGAGCGACTCCCCGGGTTTGGGGCAGCCAGATTTGGAGAGCAAGCACTTCCCTGCCCTCCCGCACCAGctggcagcccccagccagcagactgtCTTCGAGGCCGGCTTGCAGAAAGCCTTCTCACCCAACTGCTCCCCAACCTTGGCCTTCAAGGAGGACCTACGGGCGGGCGACATCCGTAAGCTGCCCGCCTGCGACTCGCTCAAACACAGCATGCAGGGGGGGGCCCTGCCGCATGCCCCCCACCTGGCTTGCCGCGATCTCCCCATGCCTCAACCGCACTACGACTCCCCCAGTTGCAAAAACCCCCCGTACTGGTATTCCCCCAACGCCAGCACCCGTAGCCCCTCGTACGACGGCAAAGCGGGGGCCGGTATGCTGGTAGACTTCATGGGCAGGACGGACCCCCCATGTCTCAACCCCCACTTGAGCAGCCCGAGCGGCACCCACCCCTCCAAGGGCGAGAAGGAGCCCTTGGAGATGTCCCGGGCTCACCACCGAGGACCCTACGCTTGTCCCTTGATCAATGACTTGAACATCTCCCCCGTACCGAGAGACTcaatgctgcagctgcaggacaaCTACAGGTACCCCAGTTTTGCACCCCAAGGGCACCCCGTCATGGCCCCCACCCAGAAGAGCGGGTTTTTGGGACCCATGGTAGAGCAACAACACCCCGAGGACACTTTTACGGTCACCTCATTGTAG
- the AHDC1 gene encoding transcription factor Gibbin isoform X4 — protein MRVKPPGPVVTTSVVRGSPDYVREPKFYPPGHPAQRPPACPAEKALSCSVLSFPEGSCPALGREHQAGSLLHGDPADRCQSVHGGTKAAEDLLGCAGEPRILGGSAEEAAARDRAPKTFPNATLASGRCNVDSILALLRSKCGNGHINLHPVVQLIDIMKDLNRLSEDLKSSGVHLDCGSLRGGGGGGHEDSRLLPADRDLQYSFFSSPSLANSIRSPEERGVLCKTEPPRHPRPPARDGEADGGGGSAPQPPGHSGGMGGASKAPAEEAGCSQPDAGDYSDLAEADILNELASLACPGTQLLESQAMEPQPQLLPAQELDSQSRLLDSQSLESQPQLLDSQSLEPLPESLELQNLEPLGLQSLEPLSESLELQSLEPLSESLELQSLEPLAEPLGLQTLEPLPGALEPPLLDARAPLLPAEPSLLEAQPLGPVSELLEAQPGAGDPLRPHGLQPRLGGCPLGGVVKRGPCGGRGAGRCGEDHRKYALRRTDKPKMLCRRRRAGRGRRADIAPESRVLSPLALPAEVPPGPEEPGAPLLAPPPPAPATLDPDEVPKAPATGKKSKCRGVRKMVVKMAKIPVSLGRRNKTTYKVSSLSSNLNLEGKELAASSSMEPTPLLKMKNNGRNVVVVFPPGEMPIILKRKRGRPPKNLLLGQAKPKEPAPEVKKRRRRKQKLASPQPSYIADTNDSKADYSDVLAKLAFLNRQSQCSGRCSPPRCWTPSEPESIHQAPDTQSISHFLHRVQGFRRRGGKAGGFGGRGGGHAARAARCSFSDFFEGIGKKKKAPAALHADPVHPRKRGRPEPDPVGKPKRKRRARKNGALFPEPNPGQSFGDGPVEWAGGEKGSPWAPHHGHPGGQAGRNGGYQGAEARPFHAAGLESGSSGRAGFYAGSAPSSQTEAGPERHSLFTGYFRSLLDSDDSSDLLDFALSASRSESRKSAAAYTAPPAALPGQRGLAAYPARGGKVAAATPGTEAAFHAAMQGRPAFPPGRAAAAAAAAAGYGVAQGSSECRGAEAFPKLAPPSAVSRSPTAHPAASGTPGYSPYGSYGAGQSVAPASVFPPGKQYPSAQDCPNSKDCSFAYGSGSSLPSSPSSAHSAGYAPQTAGPSLPLGKAAFFNSAEQGGQFSSAAHTPLRCDSRASTVSPGGYMVPKGSASFQPSPENCRQFPSAAPWAFRQGYGGLDWSSEAFSQLYNPGFECHLNEPNVILDISNYTPQKAKQQTVSETFSESSSDSTQFNQPAGYRRANSEASSSEGQSSLSSLEKLMMDWNEASSAPGYNWNQSVLFQSNSKPGRGRRKKVDMFDTSHLNFSSSSSSSSVYPSKRSTGPRQPRGSRGACASKKERGTGKAKFPTKSQAVNPLFQESTDLGLDYYSGDSSMSPLPSQSRGFGVGERDPCDYAGPYSMNPSTPSDGTFVQGFQSDSPGLGQPDLESKHFPALPHQLAAPSQQTVFEAGLQKAFSPNCSPTLAFKEDLRAGDIRKLPACDSLKHSMQGGALPHAPHLACRDLPMPQPHYDSPSCKNPPYWYSPNASTRSPSYDGKAGAGMLVDFMGRTDPPCLNPHLSSPSGTHPSKGEKEPLEMSRAHHRGPYACPLINDLNISPVPRDSMLQLQDNYRYPSFAPQGHPVMAPTQKSGFLGPMVEQQHPEDTFTVTSL, from the coding sequence ATGCGCGTGAAGCCCCCGGGCCCAGTGGTAACGACCAGCGTTGTGCGTGGCTCGCCCGACTACGTCCGAGAGCCCAAGTTCTACCCGCCGGGGCACCCGGCGCAGCGGCCCCCAGCCTGCCCGGCGGAAAAGGCCTTATCCTGCAGCGTGCTGAGCTTCCCTGAGGGCTCGTGCCCCGCGCTCGGCCGGGAGCACCAGGCAGGCTCGCTGCTGCACGGCGACCCGGCCGACCGGTGCCAGAGCGTGCACGGGGGCACCAAGGCGGCGGAGGACTTGCTGGGCTGTGCCGGTGAGCCCCGGATCCTGGGGGGCAGCGCGGAGGAGGCAGCCGCCCGCGATCGGGCGCCTAAAACCTTCCCCAACGCGACGCTGGCCTCGGGCCGCTGCAACGTCGACAGCATCCTCGCCTTGCTCCGGAGCAAGTGCGGCAACGGGCACATCAACCTCCACCCCGTGGTGCAGCTTATCGACATCATGAAGGACCTCAACCGCCTCTCCGAGGACCTCAAGAGCAGTGGGGTGCACCTGGACTGCGGCAGCCTccgcggcggtggcggcggtggCCACGAGGACAGCCGCCTCCTGCCCGCCGACCGCGACCTCCAGTACAGCTTCTTCTCCTCGCCCTCCCTGGCCAACAGCATCCGCAGCCCCGAGGAGCGGGGGGTGCTCTGCAAAACCGAGCCGCCGCGGCAtccccggcccccggcccgcgATGGAGAGGCCgacggcggcggggggagcgccccgcagccccccggccACAGcgggggcatggggggggccTCCAAAGCACCGGCGGAGGAAGCCGGTTGCTCCCAGCCCGACGCCGGCGATTACTCGGACCTGGCCGAGGCGGACATCCTGAACGAACTGGCCTCCCTGGCGTGCCCGGGGACGCAGCTGCTGGAGTCGCAGGCGATGGAGCCGCAGCCCCAGTTGCTGCCAGCCCAAGAGCTGGACTCCCAGTCCCGGCTGCTGGATTCCCAGTCCCTCGAGTCACAGCCCCAGCTGCTCGATTCGCAAAGCCTGGAGCCGCTGCCGGAGTCTCTGGAGCTGCAAAACCTGGAGCCGTTGGGGTTGCAGTCGCTGGAGCCGCTCTCCGAGTCGCTGGAGCTGCAGTCGCTGGAGCCCTTGTCCGAGTCGCTGGAGCTGCAGTCGCTGGAGCCGCTGGCGGAGCCGCTGGGGCTGCAGACGCTGGAGCCGCTGCCCGGGGCCCTGGAGCCGCCGCTGCTGGACGCGCGGGCCCCGCTGCTGCCCGCCGAGCCCTCGCTGCTGGAGGCGCAGCCGCTGGGGCCTGTGTCGGAGCTGCTGGAGGCGCAGCCGGGTGCCGGGGACCCGCTGCGGCCCCACGGGCTGCAGCCCCGGCTGGGGGGTTGTCCCCTGGGCGGCGTGGTGAAGCGGGGACCctgcgggggccggggggccgggcGGTGTGGCGAGGACCACCGCAAGTACGCCCTGCGCCGGACAGACAAGCCAAAGATGCTGTGCCGCcggaggagggcagggcgagggcGCCGGGCGGACATCGCCCCCGAGAGCCGCGTCTTGTCCCCCCTCGCCCTGCCCGCCGAGGTGCCCCCCGGGCCCGAGGAGCCCGGCGCCCCGCTGCTGGCCCCCCCGCCACCAGCCCCCGCCACCCTGGACCCTGACGAGGTGCCCAAGGCCCCCGCGACGGGGAAGAAGAGCAAGTGCCGGGGGGTGAGGAAGATGGTGGTGAAGATGGCCAAGATCCCCGTGTCCCTGGGGAGGAGGAACAAGACCACCTACAAGGTGTCGTCGCTCAGCAGCAACCTGAACCTGGAGGGCAAGGAGCTGGCGGCCAGCAGCTCCATGGAGCCCACGCCGCTGCTCAAGATGAAGAACAACGGGCGCAACGTGGTGGTGGTCTTCCCCCCCGGCGAGATGCCCATCATCTTGAAGCGCAAGCGGGGCAGGCCCCCCAAGAACCTGCTGCTGGGCCAAGCCAAGCCCAAGGAGCCCGCCCCAGAggtgaagaagaggaggaggaggaagcagaagctGGCCTCGCCCCAGCCTTCCTACATTGCCGACACCAACGACAGCAAGGCCGACTACTCGGATGTGCTGGCCAAGCTGGCCTTCCTCAACCGGCAGAGCCAGTGCTCGGGGCGCTGCTCGCCGCCCCGCTGTTGGACCCCCAGCGAGCCCGAGTCCATCCACCAAGCCCCCGACACCCAGAGCATCTCCCACTTCTTGCACCGCGTCCAGGGCTTCCGCCGGCGCGGTGGCAAGGCAGGGGGGTTCGGCGGGCGTGGGGGCGGCCACGCCGCCCGTGCTGCCCGTTGCTCCTTCAGCGATTTCTTCGAGGGCATcgggaagaagaagaaagcccCCGCCGCCCTCCACGCCGACCCCGTGCATCCGCGCAAGCGGGGCCGACCGGAGCCCGACCCCGTGGGCAAACCCAAGCGGAAGCGACGGGCCCGCAAGAATGGGGCGCTCTTCCCCGAGCCCAACCCCGGGCAGAGCTTTGGCGACGGCCCCGTCGAGTGGGCCGGGGGGGAAAAGGGCAGCCCCTGGGCCCCCCACCACGGCCACCCCGGCGGCCAGGCCGGCCGCAATGGCGGCTACCAAGGGGCCGAGGCGAGACCCTTCCATGCCGCCGGGCTGGAGTCGGGCTCCTCCGGCCGGGCAGGCTTCTACGCCGGGAGCGCGCCGTCCTCGCAGACGGAGGCCGGCCCGGAGAGGCACAGCCTCTTCACCGGCTACTTCCGCTCCTTGCTGGATTCGGACGACTCCTCCGACCTGCTGGACTTCGCCCTCTCGGCCTCCCGCTCCGAGTCCCGCAAGTCGGCGGCCGCCTACACGGCCCCACCGGCCGCCCTGCCGGGCCAGCGGGGCCTGGCCGCCTACCCGGCCCGGGGCGGCAAGGTGGCGGCGGCAACTCCCGGCACCGAGGCCGCCTTCCACGCGGCGATGCAGGGCCGGCCGGCCTTCCCGCCCGGCCGTgccgccgcagccgccgccgccgccgccggctaCGGGGTGGCCCAAGGGTCGTCCGAATGCCGGGGGGCCGAGGCCTTCCCCAAGCTGGCGCCGCCCTCAGCTGTCTCCCGGTCGCCCACGGCTCACCCGGCGGCCAGCGGCACCCCCGGCTACTCCCCGTACGGCAGCTACGGCGCCGGGCAGAGCGTGGCACCGGCCAGCGTCTTCCCGCCGGGGAAGCAGTACCCGTCGGCCCAGGACTGCCCCAACAGCAAGGACTGCAGCTTCGCCTacggcagcggcagcagcctCCCGTCCTCCCCCAGCAGCGCCCACAGCGCCGGTTACGCGCCGCAGACGGCCGGTCCCAGCCTGCCGCTGGGCAAAGCCGCGTTCTTCAACAGCGCCGAGCAAGGGGGACAGTTCTCCAGCGCGGCGCACACCCCGTTGCGCTGCGATAGCCGGGCCAGCACCGTCTCGCCCGGCGGCTACATGGTGCCCAAGGGTTCGGCCTCCTTTCAGCCCTCGCCCGAAAATTGCCGGCAGTTCCCTAGCGCCGCGCCGTGGGCTTTCCGGCAAGGCTACGGCGGGCTGGACTGGAGCTCAGAGGCCTTCAGCCAGCTCTACAACCCGGGTTTCGAGTGCCACCTCAATGAGCCCAACGTCATCCTGGACATCTCCAACTACACCCCGCAGAAAGCCAAGCAGCAAACCGTCTCGGAGACCTTCTCCGAATCCTCCTCCGACAGCACCCAGTTCAACCAGCCGGCCGGCTACCGGCGTGCCAACAGCGAGGCCTCCTCCAGCGAGGGCCAGTCCAGCCtctccagcctggagaagctgATGATGGACTGGAACGAGGCGTCCTCCGCCCCGGGCTACAACTGGAACCAGAGCGTCCTCTTCCAGAGCAACTCCAAGCCCGGTCGGGGCCGACGGAAGAAGGTGGACATGTTCGACACCTCCCACCTGaacttctcctcctcctcctcctcctcctctgtgtACCCCTCCAAGAGGAGCACGGGaccccggcagccccgggggtcccggggggcTTGTGCCTCCAAGAAGGAGAGGGGGACGGGCAAGGCCAAGTTCCCCACCAAGTCGCAGGCGGTCAACCCCCTCTTCCAGGAGAGCACGGACCTGGGCTTGGACTACTACAGCGGGGACAGCAGCAtgtcccccctgccctcccagtCCCGGGGCTTTGGGGTGGGCGAGCGGGACCCCTGTGACTACGCCGGCCCCTACTCCATGAACCCCTCCACCCCCTCGGACGGGACTTTCGTCCAGGGTTTTCAGAGCGACTCCCCGGGTTTGGGGCAGCCAGATTTGGAGAGCAAGCACTTCCCTGCCCTCCCGCACCAGctggcagcccccagccagcagactgtCTTCGAGGCCGGCTTGCAGAAAGCCTTCTCACCCAACTGCTCCCCAACCTTGGCCTTCAAGGAGGACCTACGGGCGGGCGACATCCGTAAGCTGCCCGCCTGCGACTCGCTCAAACACAGCATGCAGGGGGGGGCCCTGCCGCATGCCCCCCACCTGGCTTGCCGCGATCTCCCCATGCCTCAACCGCACTACGACTCCCCCAGTTGCAAAAACCCCCCGTACTGGTATTCCCCCAACGCCAGCACCCGTAGCCCCTCGTACGACGGCAAAGCGGGGGCCGGTATGCTGGTAGACTTCATGGGCAGGACGGACCCCCCATGTCTCAACCCCCACTTGAGCAGCCCGAGCGGCACCCACCCCTCCAAGGGCGAGAAGGAGCCCTTGGAGATGTCCCGGGCTCACCACCGAGGACCCTACGCTTGTCCCTTGATCAATGACTTGAACATCTCCCCCGTACCGAGAGACTcaatgctgcagctgcaggacaaCTACAGGTACCCCAGTTTTGCACCCCAAGGGCACCCCGTCATGGCCCCCACCCAGAAGAGCGGGTTTTTGGGACCCATGGTAGAGCAACAACACCCCGAGGACACTTTTACGGTCACCTCATTGTAG